In the genome of Thermoplasmata archaeon, one region contains:
- a CDS encoding leucine-rich repeat domain-containing protein, whose product MMSDNRLNKGTSGNGSDRSMIMPFAVIALLVMASAMVLLVDDGVQVEAEGGSCGSGLTWEISGDTLKISKTGEGTGEMTDFNKDNKPPWYGMDYSKAVVGDGVKTIGNYAFRESKMVEITIADSVAAIGEGAFALCGSLEEIEVPTSVKAIEYGTFLKCVKLEVVNLPRTLTSIGEDAFYGCHSLPYVELPADLEVIGEQAFADCQSLITALIPSKVKEIGPCAYADCPDLQYALFMPGCTMIAEAMFYMSNGLEMVYIPSTVKDIGESAFDSVAFYDKDGTTLLSYKELPGYEYKGGNEKLVRVSERSIIIAEGECGNGVTWTYDDAGNLVISKTGSGNGAMWDYDTKEKKTPWYQQGFQVNTVLINEGVTSIGNYALNGAATLTYVSIPSTVKTIGDKAFAYCVQLSEIEIPKGVTSIGANAFDWCMKLSDVSLPSTLETLGDKAFSGCRNLEEITIPGSLKKWGNEPFDSCGLVKVVISEGVTTVGADAFNMCMDLSQVVLPSSLKSIGDRAFKDCMDLNSITLPSGLETIGAEAFAMGDLESIEIPGSVKTIGEGAFKSNWDLTAVKLNSGLETIGPSAFSGIDITEITIPDTVKTIGESAFCNCKYLVTAKLSSSLQSLPEKAFSSCNALKTVNIPAGVKTIGKAAFQDCQNLEAILLPDSVVTIADEAFSGCMHAKTLALSSNLKTIGNKAFYKCGDLESLQLPDSVKSIGEYSFYGCTNLSTIAINVGITEIPQYAFAECLWTLNLILPSGLKTIGDHAFYKCAFVSKLSIPMTVTTISPSAFELWEGIKSVKIPASVKTIGTSAFGETQFYDTDGTTALSYANLPGHSYSGDVKKMVRDQERSPLVDEGDCGNGVRWMYYSDGALDIVKVINSTTAKMDDYSFDNPAPWAEYEISKIGIDGGITNIGSCAFVYCGSVTEMQFPDSIEEIGDYAFYRCISLVDLVLPKDLKTIGREAFAGCTAIEYINFPSVKTVGDGAFEGLSFFVGDKEVEPTAKNLSGRIWEGLGDGLLYTEDSPSSGIDLWIIVVVVVAVIAVVAIVLYIRSR is encoded by the coding sequence ATGATGAGTGACAATAGACTGAACAAAGGAACGTCCGGCAATGGATCGGACCGTTCTATGATAATGCCGTTCGCAGTAATCGCATTGCTTGTCATGGCATCCGCCATGGTTCTCCTCGTCGATGACGGAGTACAGGTGGAAGCGGAAGGCGGCAGCTGCGGCAGCGGTTTGACATGGGAAATTAGCGGTGACACGCTAAAGATTTCAAAGACAGGTGAAGGTACCGGAGAGATGACGGATTTCAACAAGGACAACAAACCGCCATGGTATGGAATGGATTATTCCAAGGCAGTTGTCGGCGACGGAGTCAAGACGATAGGCAACTATGCATTCCGCGAATCGAAGATGGTGGAGATCACTATTGCGGATTCGGTCGCCGCCATCGGTGAGGGTGCCTTTGCCCTGTGCGGTTCTCTCGAAGAGATTGAGGTGCCTACATCGGTGAAAGCCATCGAATACGGAACGTTCCTCAAATGCGTGAAACTGGAGGTGGTAAACCTTCCGAGAACGCTCACTTCGATCGGGGAGGATGCGTTCTACGGATGTCATTCGCTTCCGTATGTAGAACTCCCAGCAGATCTGGAAGTCATTGGCGAACAGGCATTCGCCGACTGTCAGAGTCTCATCACCGCATTGATCCCGTCTAAGGTCAAGGAGATAGGGCCATGCGCCTATGCGGACTGCCCCGATCTGCAATATGCCCTCTTCATGCCGGGATGCACGATGATAGCGGAGGCGATGTTCTACATGTCCAACGGCCTTGAGATGGTCTACATACCGTCGACCGTGAAGGATATAGGCGAGAGTGCGTTCGACAGTGTCGCATTCTACGACAAGGACGGTACCACCCTTCTTTCCTACAAGGAGCTTCCCGGATACGAATACAAGGGCGGGAACGAGAAGCTGGTGAGGGTCAGCGAGAGGAGCATAATCATAGCCGAGGGAGAATGCGGAAACGGTGTGACGTGGACCTATGATGACGCAGGCAATCTGGTAATCTCCAAGACCGGAAGCGGCAACGGTGCCATGTGGGACTACGATACCAAAGAGAAGAAGACTCCCTGGTATCAGCAGGGTTTCCAGGTTAACACAGTGTTGATCAACGAAGGCGTCACCAGCATAGGGAACTATGCGCTTAACGGCGCCGCCACCCTGACGTACGTGTCGATACCTTCGACCGTGAAGACCATCGGGGACAAGGCATTCGCATACTGTGTCCAATTGTCAGAGATCGAAATCCCCAAGGGAGTGACGTCCATAGGCGCTAATGCATTCGATTGGTGCATGAAGCTCAGCGACGTCTCCCTGCCTTCGACCCTGGAGACACTGGGGGACAAAGCGTTCTCCGGTTGCAGGAATCTGGAAGAGATAACGATCCCGGGCAGTCTCAAGAAATGGGGTAATGAACCGTTCGACAGCTGTGGACTCGTAAAAGTGGTCATATCCGAAGGTGTGACGACCGTGGGAGCGGACGCATTCAACATGTGCATGGATCTCAGCCAGGTCGTTCTTCCCTCTTCGCTGAAGTCGATCGGCGACAGGGCGTTCAAGGACTGTATGGACCTGAATTCAATCACATTGCCATCCGGATTGGAGACCATCGGTGCCGAAGCGTTCGCCATGGGCGACCTGGAAAGTATAGAGATACCCGGTTCGGTCAAGACCATAGGGGAAGGTGCCTTCAAGAGCAATTGGGACCTTACGGCCGTGAAGCTCAACAGCGGTCTGGAGACCATAGGTCCGAGCGCTTTCTCCGGTATCGACATAACGGAGATCACTATCCCCGATACCGTCAAGACCATCGGCGAAAGTGCATTCTGCAACTGCAAGTATCTGGTCACTGCGAAGCTGTCCTCTTCCTTACAATCCCTTCCTGAGAAGGCATTCAGCAGCTGTAACGCTCTGAAGACCGTCAACATCCCTGCAGGGGTCAAGACCATAGGTAAGGCCGCATTCCAAGACTGTCAGAACCTGGAAGCCATACTGCTTCCGGACAGTGTCGTCACTATCGCTGACGAGGCATTCAGCGGATGCATGCACGCAAAGACCCTCGCCCTCTCCTCTAACCTGAAGACCATTGGTAACAAGGCATTCTACAAGTGCGGGGACCTTGAGAGCCTGCAGCTCCCCGATTCGGTGAAATCGATAGGAGAGTACTCGTTCTACGGCTGTACGAACCTTTCAACGATCGCCATCAACGTTGGAATAACCGAGATTCCGCAGTATGCCTTCGCAGAGTGCTTGTGGACGCTCAATCTGATATTGCCTTCGGGACTGAAGACCATCGGCGACCATGCGTTCTACAAATGCGCATTCGTCAGTAAACTTTCCATTCCCATGACGGTGACGACCATAAGTCCGAGCGCATTCGAGCTCTGGGAAGGGATCAAGTCTGTGAAGATCCCGGCCAGCGTTAAGACCATCGGAACCTCCGCATTCGGAGAGACGCAGTTCTATGATACCGACGGTACCACCGCTCTGAGTTATGCGAACCTTCCCGGACACTCCTATTCCGGAGATGTTAAGAAGATGGTCAGGGACCAGGAGAGGTCGCCTCTCGTGGATGAGGGAGACTGCGGAAACGGAGTCAGGTGGATGTACTATTCGGACGGTGCATTGGATATCGTGAAGGTCATCAACAGCACCACGGCGAAGATGGACGACTACAGTTTCGACAACCCCGCACCTTGGGCCGAGTACGAGATTTCGAAGATCGGAATCGACGGAGGAATCACCAACATCGGTTCATGCGCATTCGTGTACTGCGGTTCCGTGACTGAGATGCAGTTCCCGGACAGCATCGAGGAGATAGGCGACTACGCATTCTACAGATGCATCTCATTGGTTGACTTGGTTCTGCCAAAGGACCTGAAGACCATAGGTAGGGAAGCATTTGCCGGATGCACCGCGATCGAATACATCAACTTCCCGTCGGTAAAGACTGTCGGAGACGGTGCATTCGAAGGACTGAGCTTCTTTGTGGGAGACAAGGAGGTCGAGCCGACCGCCAAGAACCTCTCTGGTAGGATCTGGGAAGGATTGGGCGACGGTCTCCTCTACACCGAGGATTCCCCTTCGTCCGGAATCGATCTATGGATAATCGTGGTCGTAGTGGTCGCGGTTATCGCTGTAGTGGCGATAGTCCTCTACATCAGGTCTAGATGA
- a CDS encoding DUF3021 domain-containing protein yields MNVSKDLIRLAALGFILGMLIGDILVVAFTASEGISLAAPELIDEFGYVPAVIIQTLLSGVLGCICFGATIVYYKDEYGILAATCIHMLIAFLALIPISNFLWWTGRVMEGNIVVLAMGICAYVMIWFSVYMSYRIQIQKINEALERRNSGKE; encoded by the coding sequence GTGAACGTCAGCAAGGATCTGATCAGGCTGGCGGCCTTAGGGTTCATTCTGGGGATGCTCATCGGCGATATTCTGGTGGTTGCTTTCACCGCATCCGAAGGCATATCGTTGGCAGCACCTGAGCTCATCGACGAGTTCGGATACGTTCCCGCAGTGATCATACAGACATTGCTCTCAGGGGTATTGGGGTGCATATGCTTCGGAGCCACGATTGTGTACTACAAGGATGAATACGGCATACTTGCGGCTACCTGCATTCACATGCTGATCGCATTCCTGGCCCTGATTCCGATCTCCAACTTCCTGTGGTGGACCGGACGTGTAATGGAGGGCAACATTGTCGTCCTGGCGATGGGGATCTGTGCGTATGTGATGATATGGTTCTCGGTCTACATGTCGTACCGTATCCAGATTCAGAAGATCAACGAGGCCTTGGAAAGAAGGAATTCCGGCAAGGAATGA
- a CDS encoding LytTR family transcriptional regulator yields MILNLFRLNSSLHHIPMRVDFIQDKDADDISVIVHAPSRSKDVDELIEAIKSYAPSPLSGYSEGVVTKLNKDSIIRIYSKDKRVYADTLDDSYLIKSTLYQLEENLPRQFVRISNSEIVNTDKIIRLDLNLAGTIKVHLQGDIQTRVSRRYISKVKEVLM; encoded by the coding sequence ATGATTCTAAACCTTTTTAGGCTTAACAGTTCATTGCATCATATCCCCATGCGTGTCGACTTCATACAGGACAAGGACGCCGATGACATCAGTGTCATCGTGCACGCCCCCTCCCGCTCTAAAGATGTAGACGAGCTGATAGAGGCCATAAAGAGCTATGCGCCCTCGCCGCTCTCCGGTTATTCCGAAGGGGTCGTCACCAAGCTGAACAAGGATTCCATCATACGCATCTATTCCAAGGACAAGAGGGTGTATGCCGATACTCTGGATGACTCGTATCTGATCAAGAGCACGCTCTATCAGCTGGAGGAGAACCTTCCCAGGCAGTTCGTAAGGATCTCTAATTCGGAGATAGTCAACACGGACAAGATCATCAGATTGGATCTGAATCTGGCAGGGACCATCAAGGTACATCTCCAGGGAGACATCCAGACACGCGTTTCCAGGAGATACATCTCGAAGGTGAAGGAGGTGCTGATGTGA
- a CDS encoding ACT domain protein, translated as MKIWEFAKVSGSSIKVDNWISDTIGIVDGGCVYSTLFKHPAHGPKDYEIMLSMFPQENYRTLTHITMYMDDVPGSSAQAAHFLAEKEINILNSVSLNGISDTVIVWKLMADMNFAGEGELILEQFRALKAANDPSVSKIKRIELKPADIGRLFKGKVDETGKEEVRRGYPITIENGCFDIGKVYGDLLPNIDGKNVLITMDADSWICSITLFKEETKLVKVGLEIPDCPGSITDSLGVLADWNVNLISVFSKVKICYETMSLELVMDVGKSNKTIPEIKELLPKELEKLNGIFTLKEFTELA; from the coding sequence ATGAAGATTTGGGAATTCGCGAAGGTAAGTGGCTCGTCCATAAAGGTTGACAACTGGATATCCGATACGATCGGTATCGTAGACGGAGGTTGCGTGTACAGCACCCTCTTCAAGCATCCTGCTCATGGACCCAAGGATTACGAGATCATGCTCTCGATGTTCCCCCAGGAGAACTACCGTACCCTCACGCACATCACGATGTACATGGACGACGTTCCCGGATCCAGTGCGCAGGCCGCCCATTTCCTCGCCGAGAAGGAGATCAACATCCTGAACTCCGTCTCGCTGAACGGCATTTCCGACACGGTCATCGTGTGGAAGCTCATGGCGGATATGAACTTCGCCGGAGAAGGGGAGCTCATACTCGAGCAGTTCAGGGCATTGAAGGCGGCGAACGACCCCTCTGTATCGAAGATCAAGAGGATCGAGCTGAAACCCGCGGACATCGGAAGGCTATTCAAGGGTAAGGTGGATGAGACCGGAAAGGAAGAGGTCAGGCGCGGATATCCCATCACCATCGAGAACGGATGCTTCGACATCGGAAAGGTATACGGAGACCTCCTGCCCAACATCGACGGGAAGAATGTGCTGATCACCATGGATGCGGACTCATGGATCTGCTCCATTACACTTTTCAAAGAGGAGACCAAGCTCGTGAAGGTCGGTCTCGAGATCCCCGACTGCCCCGGAAGCATCACGGACTCCCTCGGAGTGCTAGCCGACTGGAACGTCAATCTCATATCAGTGTTCAGCAAGGTCAAGATCTGCTACGAGACCATGAGTCTCGAACTTGTGATGGACGTCGGCAAGAGCAACAAGACGATCCCGGAGATCAAGGAGCTCCTGCCGAAGGAGCTGGAAAAGCTCAACGGCATTTTCACTCTCAAAGAGTTCACAGAACTCGCGTGA